CAGCTGCTTCAGTTTTGCACAGGAACAGAAAGATGAGGGGCTCCGTACACAGAAAAGGGTGAAAATTCCAGATTAAAACCCAGAGCGAGACAAAGCCAGCCAGCCAAGAAGCCTGGCTACAGGGACTGTAAAGATGCCGGGGTAGGGGTGGAGTAGTGGAAGGAACCAGCTCGCTCAGCCCACCTGCTCCTGGccagcctcctcctgcaggGTTAGGGGTCCCGCCCCCAGAGCCTATTTTAAAGGCACGGCCTCAATCACGGTTTAAAGGGCCAGGAGCCTCCCAGAGCTGGCACAGACTCTGGGGGTTTGCTTCCAGCCCGACCCTGCGGTACAGCCAAACACCTCACTGCCTCACTTTACCCAGCTGAGAGATGGGTGTCAATCCCAGGGACCGTGGCACGGAGGCACGTGGGTGGGCAGCAGGGCCCCGGCATGCTGAGTGCACACATGCCACATGCATCACCATGCCTACAGTTTGCCAGGCTTGGTTGTCCCATCACCTGGCCAAGGCCAAGAGATTGTGACGGTGATGCCCACCTTCCCAATGGCATAAGCCATTGCCTTTACATGGGGCGTTGCCCCTAGCCCTGGTGCCACTGCATGGCTGTGTGGTGCTTGCTCCAGGCAGTGCCCAgcagaagggaggggtgggcgtggggggggggggttggactctcAGGTTAGTAGCCACCAGTGCAGGCACAGGGACATCGGGGGAGCCGGGGGTGTGTGCTggtgcctgccctgccctgggtgcTGCCCACCCACCCTTCCCCATGCCAGCCCGGCGCTGCTGTAGGGGCTTGGAGGCGATATGGAGGGTGCCGGGGGAGGGGGGTGCGGTGCTTAATGGGGTGTGAGGCCACGTGATGAGCCAGGGCGCAGAACCCTCATGCCTGGCCAGGCAGCCCTGGTTACTGATTCGGGAAAGGGCACAGGGGCAGCCGAGACCTGTGGAGGATGGGAAAAGTCTGGGCATGTCAGGGGCCGGCTACGAGTAGGGGGCACAGCAAGGGGGAGGCAAGGCAACAGGGAGAGGAGTCGGGCCAGAGGTGGACGTGTCGAGGCTGTGGTGGGGGTAGGATGTGCATGCATCACTGCTGAGTGGATTCCAGAGACATGAGCAGCCCGGGGGGGATCATCCCACCCCCATGCCCTGGAACACTTTCGGCACAAGGACAAGGCTCATGAGCTGGCAATGGCTCAAAGCAGGCGCCGGTGGACAGGGGCTGCCCAGAAAAACTCGAGGGACCCTCCCTACgctggggctgagcagcctCGGGTGCAGCTCGCCAGCCCGGCACATCAAGCACCCTCCCGTGCCGCAGCACTGAGCCCATCCAGCCTTCGgacagctggggctgccctcCGGGGCAGCTGCGCTGTCTGGGAAGGAGATGAGTAAGAGCTGGGCCCCGGGCGGGAAGGGGAGGAGCGGTACTACGGGCTCCCCCGGGAACCAGCGCCGATCCACTCGCACCGCACCCAGCTGCTACCCGCCAcctccttcccctgcctcaCTTTCCCCAAAGGCACACAGCAACCCCTCCGGGACCTGGGGTGGGGAAAAGTGGGCGTGAATCACGGCCATACTGCAACGCACGCCCCGGGGTTCCCGGGAGGACACCGGTGGAGGCTGGAAGGGGCAGGGACAGGAAGGAGTCGGCAGCACATGCTGGCCCAGGGGCAGCGGGACTCAGGGTACCAGCGTGGTTGCCTGGGGCGGCATGCCTGGGGACCCCTCCACaccagggagctgtgggggTGCTTATCATCTCCATGACACCCGAGCAGGCCCCCTCACACCTGCCTGAGCACTGCCAAActgagctgtgccaggctgAGCTGGCACTAATGGTGCCTATCTCTGGCAGCACCATACTGTACTGGGCCAAACTGGGTTATGCTGTGCTGAAGGGTAACAGGCAAAGTTAAGCCAGGCCAGGACATGGTATGCTGAGCCAGGCCACACCAGCTTTTCTTGTCTTGGTCAGCCTTTCACTGAGTGAAACTGGGCCAGGCCCAGTGGAGGCAAAACAAGTCAGGTCCCTGGCTGTGCCATGCTGTACTGAGCTGAACCATGCCATCCCTGTGTCATGTCATGGTGAGCTGAGTTGTGCTGGACCATGCTCACCACATAATGCTGGGCCATTCCATGCTGTGTTGAGCGAAACTATGCTGGGCTGAACTGTGATGTGCTAAACGGATTGTGCCAGCCTTCCATGTCATGCCACACTGGGCTGAGCCAGACTGAGTTGAACCACTCCGTCTGGGCCATGCCAGGATGAGCCATTCAGCTCATCAGTGCAGATCACTGGGCCGACGAGCTGTGCCAAGACAACCTGAGTTGAGTAGCATGGTGCTGTGCTGTCCCACCATGTAATGAGCCATGCTACGAGCTGAGCCGTGCCAAGCTGTGCTACGATCTGTGCAGAATTGTGCCATGCCGTGCCTGACTGAGCCAAGCTCTGCCACGGCATGCCGACTTGTGCCAAGCAGTGCCATAGCGAGCTGTAGCAAGCCGAGTCGAGCCGTGCCGCTCGCCGCCGTCCCCCCGCGCCCCATTGGCGCAGTGAGCAGTCCCGGtgccggcccggccccgccctCGGATCCGCGCCGTTTAGCGCGGGCGGGCGGGGGTGTCATTTCCTCCGCGGTGCggggccgggccgagccgggccgggccgggatGGGGCGGTAGTGGCCATGGAGCGGGCCGACGGCCGGCCCTGCGCCCCCCAGTACGTGCATGTGCAGCTGCAGGGGGGCGCACCCTGGGGCTTCACGCTGCGCGGAGGGCTGGAGCACGGCGAGCCCCTCATCGTCTCCAAGGTGGGCGCCGACGGGCGCGGTCCCGCGTGATGCCCCAGCCCGGGGCCCCGTCGGAGCGCGGCGGGTGCGGGGGGAGCCCCGGGCGAAGGGTCGCCTGTTCCTGCGCGGGGCGGGGCCGTGGCAGTCACCCACGTCTCGCCACGACCCGCCACCTCGAGCGGTGGGGGAGAGCGGGGGCCGCGGGGCGGGGGGGAAAGCCGGGGCCCGGCGGCAGGAAGAAATTCCTCCGGCACATCCGTTGGGCTgggggcgggggcggcggcggcggcccccACGCCCCCCCCCGGTCACGTCCCGCGGAGCGcagcaggggtggggggagcagTCTCCCTTCGTGTGCCCACCCTGGGTGCCGCGCCCGCGGAATCCCCGAGGTCGGGCACTGCCGTGACGTTGGGGGCCACGGCGGGAGAACAGGAGCTGAGTCCCATCCCATCGCCCCCGAATTGCTGGGGCCATGCCGTGCCTGGGACAGGGGATGGTGTCGGGACCGGGCCGCAGGGTCCCTTCTGCAGCTGGGAGCGGGGAGAGCCAGGGTGGGGCCCTTCGACGTCCCGCCGCGCAGGAGGTCACCGATTTCCACCGCGGCATCGCCCTGCTGGGAGACCCGCCGGTAGCcgggcagcagctgggggtaCCCCGGCACCCTGTCCCCCGCGGAGCCGGGCGGTTTGGatgcccgcccgcccgcccgctgCCACCATCCTGCGGGGGCCAGGGTGCCGGCGGGCCGGGCTGCGCCGAAGCCTCGGGGCTGCCTCCCTGCCCCGAGCCGGGCTGGCTGTCCCCCGGGGCCCTCCACGCCCTGCGCAGGGACGCGGGCAGCGTGGTCTGGCTGGGGGAGCTGGAAAAGTGGCTCCGGTCCCAGCCCTGCGCCCCAGGCTGGCACCGCCGGCGGGCGGGGGGGCCTCCGACTCGTTGCTGGGCTTCGGGGCTCGAGTCCCGGTGGGTCCGCCGACTGCTAGAGGAGGGGGTGAGGGTCAGAGGACGTTCCCCGCCGCTGCTGAGAATGAGCGGGGGAGGGTCCTTGCGAGCCTGGGGTgccggccccgccgctcccccggccgggccgccgccgccgcgtGTGCTCTGCAGACAAAGGGGGCTTGTTCCAGCGTTCTGTGCATTCAGGGGAGGGTCCCCCGGGGCGCCCTCTCCGCCGCGGCCGGCCCAAGTGTGTGCGTGCCGGCCCGTATGGAGAGGGGGTGGACCCCGTCTGCGGGGCGGGGGGCCCAGGGCTCGGTGAGATAGTTTGGCCCCTGGCAAGATCCTTTCCTGTGGCAAGAGTCCCACAGTGGGGCTGGCGAGTTTCTTCACTTGGCACATCCCCCCCCCGGGTATGTCAAGGGCAAGAAGGGAAGTCTGCTTGGGGCAGGGTGGGCACAGCTCGGgcaaagctgtgattttttctAAGACAAGTGTCTCCGGGTGCAGGCAGATACTCCTGTGAGCCAGCTGGTGCCCACCATTAAGGCCCAGCGTGAACACCAGGGAAGGTGTCAGGGAAGTGCCCAGGACTGTCCTGTCCGGGCCAGGCAATAGGCAGTGAAGTTTGTCTGCCAGTGCTGAGTTCAGTGGTGGTGAAGGCAGAACAAAGGACTGTTTGTGCCAGATTTAGCTCCTGGTGAGCAATGCCAGGGCTTATGCATGTCCATCCCAGCACATGTAGTGGCCCAGACATGGGTGCAACTCTGGCTGTGTTGTGTACTGCACTTGGTGGGGGGACACATGCCCGTCATCACTGACTCAGCTGTCTTGCCACAGCGGGCAGGATGGGGTGGGCATGTGGGCAAGCAGAGGACAGGGTGAAGGTGCCACCTGCCCTGCCTGCGTGCTCTGCTGGACCTATAAGGGGATGGGGGGTAAACCCAGGTGTTTCAGCAAGGGTATGGTGGGACTGGGAGCCATGGGGcagtgccaggctgggcagggggcCTGGCTGCCTCTGCTGGCTCTCCAAGTGCTGTGTTGTCCATGGGCAGGGGGATGCCCCCTAAACCCTGCCTAGCACCAGGGCTGGAAAGGGGGACCCAGTGCCACATGTACAGTGCCTGGCCTGCTAGGGAGCTGCGGGTGACCCCCAGCCTCAGGTCCTGGCTGCTGCCCAGGCTGGTTGCTGAGGTGCTGCCGAGGACACTGTGGGCAGAGCTTGTTTCTCTGCTTGTCTGGGAGTGGCAGGACAAGGTTAGGAGCCCATGGGCAGGGTGGGCAAAGGagccccagcacagggccaGGCCAGCTTTGCTTGTTACCCTGCAGATTGCTGTGGGGTGCAGCCAGGTCAGGCTCCACATCTGTACTGGGCATGGGCACCCCAGGTACTTCCCCATGAGCCTGCATGACCCCTGCCACTGACACCATGCAGCTGGGCTCATGTGGTGTGAGGGGCTGGGCATGGCAATCTCCAGCCGtccagagcagcaggatgggtgGAAATGAGTGCCAGCATCAGGTGCTCTGCCTGTCCTGGCTGGGCACTGCCCATTGCGGGGCTGTTTGTGCTACACCTACCTCCTGAGACAGAGGACAAAGGCTGTGGGTCTTCCACACCGTGAGCACCATGGTCTGGCATCCTCCAAGCTGTGGCAGTATGGGGTACCAGGCTTACTTCAGCTGTGGGTGCCAGGACAGGGTTAGGTGCATGCCTGTGACAGGCACAGCTTGGTCCTTCCCCTGATGTTGGCTGCCCTGGGCAAACACTCTATGAAGGCATCCTTTGGGCATATAAAAAACCATGGGTGTCCAACCAGAGCTGATGGGCTGGAAACTGTGGTGGGGGGCTGGCATCTGTGCTGGACAAAGGGCCCTTGTGCTGCCCGCGCCTGCGGGGGAATCTGCTGGGATGggacatttttcttctccccctaTCCTCGATGCCCTTTCCTTGCTCAGAAATTCATGTGaccagggcagggggggagcTCAGTGCCAGAGATCCTTCTGGGGTGCCTCGGGTGCAGGCACCCCCTTTCAGAAACCTCTTTCTCCTCTGGTGCCTGGCAGCATTGGCACACCCTCAGAGGTGTTCTGGGGGGCTGTGCCGGCCCTGATGCCCCTGTTTGTCACCCAGGTGGAGGACGGGGGCAAGGCTGCACTGTCTCGCCGGCTGCAGCCGGGTGATGAGCTGGTGAACATCAGCGGGACACCGCTGTACGGGTCCCGCCAGGAGGCCCTTATCCTCATCAAGGGCTCCTACCGCACCCTGAAGATGATCGTCCGCAGGTTGGCAGCATTGCGGGTGGAGGGGCAAGGGGGCAGTGGTGCCAAGGCCAGTGGGCTTCATCTGCCTGGGGGACTGGCAGGAGCCTGGCTGTGGCCTGTGCTGGGTGGGGGGAGAGAGCCCCAACATGGCTGGCAACACCCAGTGGCAGGTGGgggtccctctgtagagctgGAGCAGTGTGGCAGGCTCGCCACCCCCTTGCTGGGCGGTATCCTCTAGGTGGCcgctcctctcccttcctgcctgcctgcctgctgcctgcctgggaaaGGAAACAGAGGCAGGGCCAGGTCCTGCAGTCCCCGTCCCCCCCGACCCACATCCACTCCCTGGCTGCATCCTGACTGGGCTCCAGCTCTGGATAAaacccagggctggggtggtGCAGGGCTCTGCCCATGGGGCAGGGCTGCCACAGTGCTGTGCCGGGGCTCAACATCATCCATGGTGAGTCTGGGGACTCTGGGGGGGAGGGACCCCTGTAGCTGACCCTGCAGCTCAATCCTTGCCACCCTCTCTGCCCACCTGGTGGATGCTGGGGCAGCACCAGGCACTTGAAGGGTACAGGAGGTGGCATCTGTCTGTATGTCTGTGTGGTGCACTGGGCATCGctgtctgtgtgtgctggggggacTGGAGACCCACACAGGAGCCTAGGACAGCGTGGGATGGGGCATGGCACAGGGCTTCTCCCTGGGGACGTGATGCACCCAGTGCTTGCTGCAGATGCTGAGGGACCAAGGAACAAAGAGGAAATGTCAGGCTTGCAGTGGGGACACAGATGTATCCCCAGGGTCCTTTGGCATGCTGATGGAGCCAGTCCAGTCCTGGGTGGGACCCCTGCCCTCCTGGGACCCTGCCTGAAAGATGCACTGCGGCCGTGTCCTTGGTCACCTGTAGATGCTGGCAGTGGGGATGCTTCAGGGAAGGCAGACCCCGCAGTGGGGGGGAACCTGACGCCAGGTGCTGTCGGGGCTAGACCCTCCATGCCGCTGTCCTTCTCGGGCGGGAGCTGGCCTGGGGGACAGGAAGCCCCGTAGGAAGTGACTTCAGTCCCGGTTCCTCGGCCTGGCTTCCTCCCCATTCTTGTCCTCTCCCACTGTTGCTCTTGGCAGGAGGAGTGTGCCCGTCCTCCGGCCCCATTCCTGGCACGTGGCCAAGCTCACCGAAAACCGGCCCGACGTCCCCTCTATGCACTGCCCCGCCGATgccttcagcctctcctggccCTCGGGGTGTGATGCCAGGTGAGATCCCCACGGGGCACCCATGAGACCACACAGTGGGAGGGAGCAGACGGGGCACCCACTTGGGTCAGGGTGGGAGTAGTGGGGTGGATTCTTGCTTGCCCCATGACACTGCTGGGCATCCCTCTTGTCCTGCTGCCCTTTTCCCTGGCTTTCTTCTGCCTGTTTACTTGCGGATCCCGGCAGGAAGGGGCGGTGGCTCTGCCCTAGCCggctgggagctgccagagTCCCAGtgcccccctgccagagcaggcagGTCCTGAATGCCTGGTGCCACACATGCCTTGTGTCCCCATGTCtgcttccccaggcagcctgggtGCTGCCACAAGCCAGTGAGTGAGGGGCAGGATAGGGCTGTGCCCCTGGGTGTCAGCAAGTGGTGTGTGTGGTGGGGAGTGTTGGCTCCCCAGATCTTGTGTCCATTggaggggctggtggggagCTGGGTGGGGGGCAGTCAACACCCCTAACACCGGTGTGGGGCCGGGTGGCAGTGAGCTGTCCCTGCAGTGGAACCCGCTGTCCCGGCACTGCAGCACTGATCGGAGCAGCTCCATCGGGAGCATGGAGAGCCTGGACCAGCCTGGCCAGGCCTACTATGAAGGGGACCCCTCACCCGTTGACCAGGGCATGTATCACAGAAAGCGAGACTCGGCGTACAGCTCCTTCTCTGCCAGCTCCATCGCCTCTGACTGCGCCCTCTCCCTCCGCCCTGAGGAGGCTGCCTCTATTGACCCTGGTCTCCAAGGGCCCAGCAAGCCCCCAGATGGGCGCTACCTGACCACAGGGGCTGAGCCACCCTTCAGCCGGCATCCTGAGGTCTGGAGGGCTTCCGtgcctccccagccccctgtcAGGAGGGACAGCCTGCGGGCAGCTAGTGGAGGGGACAGGCGCCGGGCATTGGTGTCCACGGACATGCTGCATGCCAAGGGCCGGTGGATCTCTGACACCTTCCTCTGCCAGAGAGATGGGGAGGTAGAGGCAGCAGGTGGGAGGACGCCGGCATCATACCCCACCAAGGACTGTCTCTCTACTGATCAGTATTACATGCTGAGCTCCCACCAGGACCGGTGCCCATCCAAGCCACTCCTGGGGGAGAGCTTGAAGCCTGGTGACCGGCTGTACCCAGATGGCAGTGTGCACCGAGTGCCTGATGCTGGGGTGGTGGGTGACAACCCGCTGCTTTCACCCCTCAAGGGCCACACGCTGCATCGGCACAGTGctcctgagcagctgctggccTCCCAGATCCGCTCCCTCCAGATGAGTGCTGACAGTGAGCAAGCCTCTCCAGCCCCTGATGGGCCTTGTTGGACCCTTTCCCCTCTGCACCCTGAGGACAGCCGACTGGAGTCTGCAGGGGCCACCCAGGAGGCTCCGCTCTGCCCGGAGCCGTGCCGTCGCCTGCCACCCTGCCACTGCTGCCCGGAGCCCCAGCCGGCTGGTGGGCAGGATGGGCAGAGTTCCAGCCTGACGCATGGCACAGAGGGGCTAGCGGAGGAGGAGAGCCGGGTGGGGGTCCGGCGAGCTGGGGGTCCTCCTCACCGTTCGGCTCAGATGCGCCGCCGCAGTGACCGCTTTGCCACAAGCCTGCGCAACGAGATCCAGCGGCGCAAGGCTCAGCTGCAGAAGAGCCGGGGGCCGGGTGCCCCGCTGCCGGGTGAGGAGCCGGTGGAGGAGGCAGATGAGCCCCCTGAGGCCAGCGTGCCAGTGGAGGGACCCTGTGCCCCAACTGAGCGCCTCAGCCCTGCACTGAGTGAGGACAGCAGGAGCCCCGGCCACTCGGGGGACCGGGGCATCCCCACCCCTGACCCGCTGCCTGTCCCCAAAGGGCCCTCATCCCCTGAGAGGGCGGTGCCAACCGGCCGGGGCTGCTGGCACTGGTCCCCAGAGCACAAGATGCAGCGGCAGTGCTCACCCAGCCCTGGCAAGCTGCAGGGCTACAGCCAGGggccagcagcccccagctccccGTCACAGGGCAGCGAGGAGGCCGTCCTCCTGCCCTTCGCTGACCGCCGTCGCTTCTTCGAGGAGAGCAGCCGGCCAGCACCACCCCAGCACAGCAAGCCTCCGGCAGGTGATCCTGGTGCCTTCCAACCCCCTGGTCCCCAGCGCCGGGATGCCCGCCACCTCTCCGTGGACCAGCCCTATGGCTCTCCCTCACCTGGCCGccctggctctgccagcccctACACAGAATGCTGCCGGGAGCAGCCCCCCTGCTACAAGCCACCGGGGAGGCCAGGGGAGATGGAGTACCGGCGGGGCTTCTCCTACCCCTATAGGGGTCCCCTGCACTCTGAATCCTGCCACTACTGTGGAGGGGATGTGTGCCTCCCGCTGCTTCCCCGCAGCCATGCCTGCCATTgccacccccagccctgggcacgctgccctgactgctgctgcccGGCCCCCTGCCCTGGCCGGGAGGAGAGCGACACCTGGGGCCCCCGGAGAGCTTTTGCCACGGTGAGTGAGCCCCCTGGGACCCTGCCAGGGTGTAGCACTGGCACCACCCTGCACCCCTGGAGCATGGCCCTGGGTTGGAAGGGGGTTACTTTTCCCGGGAGGGCCCCTACATATGTCCTGTGCCTGGATGGGGATGGgtcaggggctgcagggaagggggaTCCTGACactgcctctccttcccccacccAGGAATTTCCTCCAGATGAGTGGGAACCTCCAGCAATAACCAGGAAAGCCAGCCAGTCCATCAGgtgagctgtgctgggtgccAGGATCTGCGTGCCATTTGTCCAGGACCTTTGCCAGTGAGGGATGGGGACTGTTGTGGCCTTGGCTGGAGATGTACACAGCACTTCCCTTGGTGCCTCAGCCACAGCTGATTGTCACCTTTGTCAGGCAGGGCCCAGGGGTGCGAGGAGATGCTGACCCatcccctgggagctgggggtatCTCTTGGGGCCTGTCCCCAGTGCTTGGGCATCGGGAGAACCCAGGAGCCCTCTTGCCAGCTGGGGTGGGTATGAACTGCTGGGGGTGAATGGGATTGATGGGTGCCTCTCTTGTCTTCTCTTCCCAGCGAGCTCTCCCACTACCAAATGGGCTTCTCAAGGCTTGGCCCCTTCCGCCCCTGCTTTGAGAGTGCCAAGACAGAGTGGCCTCCCTGCTACCGGGCCACATCCACACATGACCTCTCATGGGATGGTGACCGCCTGGCCCGCTCTCCAGAGAGTCCCCTGGAACCCCTGCACCGCCCACTGCGGGGCAGAGCCTTCTCTGAGAGCCACCTGAACCTGGAGCCTGCCAGTCCTCAGGCCCGTGACCAGAGGGACCTTCTCTGTGCCAAGCTAGACCCTCCTGGCATCCCAAAAAAGAAGGGCCCTCCACCCCCCCGCCCACCTCCCCCAAACTGGGAGAAGTACAGGCAGCGCCAGATGTCCCAGCGCCTGTCAGAAGGTCCTGGCCATGGCTCTGCCTTCGCTGCCACGCCGGTGCCAAGCCGCAGCATTGTTGATGTTGTGCTTGAGCGGTCTCGGAGCCTCACCAGGGATCAGGGGAGCCGGTCCAGGGGTCATGCCGCGTGGACTCCCACCCTGCCGGATGCCTGGCCCCGACCTGAGCCTGCTGCATCGCTCTGCAGGATGCCTGAGCTCGATGCTGGCAGTGCCGAGATTTCCAGGCAAGTGCTGCCACATggggggatggagcaggggctgcaggcacagcctggGTGGGCATGGGGTGGCTTTTAGGGCCACATGGCCCTTTGAACCCTGCATCAGAGCATCCTAATCCACCCCTtggggagggctgtggggttttcttggggtgggaggtgcccctgaCCTCTTTTCCCTAGGGTGGGCACAGCTCTATGTGGCCCTGTTCCCCATGGGTGGTCAGTAGAGCTGACTTTGGTGCCCCTGGGCGGGTGTCAGCAGGGCAGCAgtggctgggaaggagcagctgaaggcaaAGCACACCTGGGAGACGGAGGAGCAGTCCCAAAGGCTTGTCCAGAACCAGAAGAGAGGCCGGGCTGGCCTGCGCAGGGTGAGTGAACGCTCCCTTCCCCTGCGTGGTGTCCCCAGTTCCACCATCCTGGAGTCACCCAagcccagctctggagcagTGGAGGATGCGAGCTGCCCGGcgccccagccccagcctcgCTGTGTGGACTcggaggagctgctgtgggatgTGACAGGCAGGGACCGCTCTCTGGCCACCATCCTGGACCCCTCGGCCCCCCTCAGCACCACTAGTGCAGTGATGGGCgagctgctggtggcaggggaGAGGCAGGCCTGGCAGGAACGTTTTCACCACGACTGGCGCCTGGAGGTCCTGGCACAGGACAGGTAGGGCTGGTAAGACAGTGGGCACTGGGCCAAGGACAGTCTGTGCCCTGCCTTCTGTGCCACTGAACCTCTGTACCCGCAGGCAGGGCTTTGAGCCCATCTCACCACccccctccagcactgccagctccacCTCCTACCCGGTGTATTGCGGTGCAGCAGGAGGcaaagctgagctgctcagcaaGGTGAAGGAGCTGCCAGAGGTGGTGGAGGGGAGCTCggaggatgatgatgaggagATGGACAGTGAGCTGCTGGAAAAGAAGGTAAAGAGGGTACTGGTGGGCACAATGCCCTTGGGGTTTCCCACTGCTGTCACCAGGTGCTTGTGGGGAGCAGGAGCATTTCCTGGTACTCTCAGGGGATGGGGCATTATTGGCTGCTTGCATGGGAACTAGGGATGTGGCCAGATGCTCACAGGGACCAGGGACATTGCTGGGTGCTTTCAGGGACTTGAGGGGACTTCTTCAGATGCTAGTGGGGTGTGGGGCCCAGGGCAGTGTGACATACCCGGAGTGGCCCAGTTTCCCCTGACACctttctggcagctgcagctgatCGAGAGCCTGAGCCGCAAACTGGCCGTTCTGCGGGAGGCACAgcgggggctgcaggaggacatCAACGCCAACGGGGTGTTGGGTGAGGACGTGGCTGCCCGCCTGCAAGCCCTCTGCACACCAGGGGAGTTCGACAAATACCGCCTCTTCGTGGGTGACCTGGACAAAGTGGTCaacctcctgctctccctctctGGACGCCTGGCCCGGGTGGAGGCTGCCCTGAACAGCCTGGGGCCACACGCCCCTGCCGAGGACAAGGTGGGCCCAGGGTAGGGAAGCACCCACAGGGTGGGGGCACAGGACCACCCACTAATGGTCCCCATCTATGCCTGCAGGTGGCCCTGCGGGAGAAGCAGCGActgctggtggcacagctggAGGACGCCAAGGAGCTGAAGGAGCACGTGGGACGGCGGGAAGAGGCGGTGGGTGCCATGGTGGCACGGTACCTACCTGCCGAGCACCTCCAGGACTACCAGCACTTTGTCAAGATGAAATCGGCCCTCATTGCTGAGCAgcgggagctggaggagaagatCAAACTGGGCCAGGAGCAGCTCCGCTGCTTGCATGAGAGCCTTGGCCAGGCCCCCAAGGGCTGCTAGCCCCCTCCCAGCCTCTCTCCGGGACCCTGGCCGTGGCCCCAGCATGCTGCCAAAGTGGACCCGGCCCCCCAGGGGCTCTGTCTGAATCCGTCCGTCTGTCTTGCCcctgccttttatttatttttccagtttaccAAGCAGAGGAGGGGGTGCCTgtcctggtgctggcaggggaggtCATGCAACAGAGCTGC
This genomic stretch from Calypte anna isolate BGI_N300 chromosome 4, bCalAnn1_v1.p, whole genome shotgun sequence harbors:
- the SHROOM4 gene encoding protein Shroom4 isoform X5 gives rise to the protein MESLDQPGQAYYEGDPSPVDQGMYHRKRDSAYSSFSASSIASDCALSLRPEEAASIDPGLQGPSKPPDGRYLTTGAEPPFSRHPEVWRASVPPQPPVRRDSLRAASGGDRRRALVSTDMLHAKGRWISDTFLCQRDGEVEAAGGRTPASYPTKDCLSTDQYYMLSSHQDRCPSKPLLGESLKPGDRLYPDGSVHRVPDAGVVGDNPLLSPLKGHTLHRHSAPEQLLASQIRSLQMSADSEQASPAPDGPCWTLSPLHPEDSRLESAGATQEAPLCPEPCRRLPPCHCCPEPQPAGGQDGQSSSLTHGTEGLAEEESRVGVRRAGGPPHRSAQMRRRSDRFATSLRNEIQRRKAQLQKSRGPGAPLPGEEPVEEADEPPEASVPVEGPCAPTERLSPALSEDSRSPGHSGDRGIPTPDPLPVPKGPSSPERAVPTGRGCWHWSPEHKMQRQCSPSPGKLQGYSQGPAAPSSPSQGSEEAVLLPFADRRRFFEESSRPAPPQHSKPPAGDPGAFQPPGPQRRDARHLSVDQPYGSPSPGRPGSASPYTECCREQPPCYKPPGRPGEMEYRRGFSYPYRGPLHSESCHYCGGDVCLPLLPRSHACHCHPQPWARCPDCCCPAPCPGREESDTWGPRRAFATEFPPDEWEPPAITRKASQSISELSHYQMGFSRLGPFRPCFESAKTEWPPCYRATSTHDLSWDGDRLARSPESPLEPLHRPLRGRAFSESHLNLEPASPQARDQRDLLCAKLDPPGIPKKKGPPPPRPPPPNWEKYRQRQMSQRLSEGPGHGSAFAATPVPSRSIVDVVLERSRSLTRDQGSRSRGHAAWTPTLPDAWPRPEPAASLCRMPELDAGSAEISRAAVAGKEQLKAKHTWETEEQSQRLVQNQKRGRAGLRRVSERSLPLRGVPSSTILESPKPSSGAVEDASCPAPQPQPRCVDSEELLWDVTGRDRSLATILDPSAPLSTTSAVMGELLVAGERQAWQERFHHDWRLEVLAQDRQGFEPISPPPSSTASSTSYPVYCGAAGGKAELLSKVKELPEVVEGSSEDDDEEMDSELLEKKLQLIESLSRKLAVLREAQRGLQEDINANGVLGEDVAARLQALCTPGEFDKYRLFVGDLDKVVNLLLSLSGRLARVEAALNSLGPHAPAEDKVALREKQRLLVAQLEDAKELKEHVGRREEAVGAMVARYLPAEHLQDYQHFVKMKSALIAEQRELEEKIKLGQEQLRCLHESLGQAPKGC